The DNA region TACTTATAGAAGTTTTTCTGCTTACACCTGACATATTATCCGCTTTTATTATTTACCAATTTTTTTATTGTAAATATGCATTCTATATTTTTATATGAAACATTTTCTCTATAAATCACTTCATAAATATCATCTTCATTATTTATTTTGGCCATCATTCCTTTGGTATCAAACTCTTTAAAATAATGAGTATGTACTTTTAAAGTTCTTTCTAAATCTTTTCTTTTACCTTGCTGTATATCTTTGTATGTTATATCTTCAATTGAGCATTTTACTT from Brachyspira suanatina includes:
- a CDS encoding phage head completion protein, producing MKVAKLIHSITFYSSEYVDNKNGTRKTQLKELRKVKCSIEDITYKDIQQGKRKDLERTLKVHTHYFKEFDTKGMMAKINNEDDIYEVIYRENVSYKNIECIFTIKKLVNNKSG